The proteins below come from a single Methanothrix thermoacetophila PT genomic window:
- a CDS encoding serine protein kinase RIO, whose protein sequence is MKRRKEEELDARIDLFRRRIKDANDLKVRDDVFDTRTLMNLYYLSKKGYVEALGGSISRGKEANVFHALGRGGKHLALKIYRVATSDFKAMQDYILGDPRFRSVKGNKRSLVNAWTRKEYRNLLRAEEVGVRVPHPYAVRENILVMDFVGTDGAAAPLLREVALEGEEAERAYRRIADYIVLLHNRAGLVHADLSEFNILYDGEPVLIDMGQAVTLDHPNAMEFLKRDISNLVRFFRERYGIGSEDDIWSRIASEEKDAQMERGS, encoded by the coding sequence ATGAAGCGAAGGAAAGAGGAAGAGCTCGACGCGCGTATCGATCTCTTCCGCAGGCGTATAAAGGACGCTAACGATTTGAAGGTAAGGGATGATGTTTTTGATACGCGCACCCTCATGAACCTTTACTACCTCTCCAAGAAAGGCTACGTCGAGGCCCTCGGGGGATCGATCAGCCGGGGGAAGGAGGCCAACGTCTTCCACGCGCTCGGTCGCGGGGGCAAACATCTCGCCCTGAAGATCTACAGGGTCGCAACAAGCGACTTCAAGGCGATGCAGGACTACATCCTGGGGGATCCGAGGTTCAGAAGCGTGAAGGGCAACAAGCGCAGCCTGGTGAACGCCTGGACCAGGAAGGAGTACAGGAACCTCCTCAGGGCAGAGGAGGTCGGCGTGCGCGTTCCCCACCCTTACGCTGTAAGGGAGAACATCCTCGTCATGGACTTCGTCGGCACTGATGGAGCTGCCGCGCCACTTCTCAGAGAGGTCGCGCTTGAGGGTGAGGAGGCGGAGCGCGCCTACAGGAGGATCGCGGATTACATCGTGCTACTTCATAACCGCGCGGGACTCGTCCATGCGGATCTGAGCGAGTTCAACATACTCTATGATGGAGAGCCTGTGCTGATCGATATGGGCCAAGCTGTGACGCTCGACCATCCAAACGCGATGGAGTTCCTCAAAAGGGATATATCCAATCTGGTGAGATTCTTCAGGGAGCGCTACGGCATTGGCTCCGAGGACGATATATGGAGCAGGATAGCATCAGAGGAGAAAGATGCGCAGATGGAGAGAGGTTCTTAG
- a CDS encoding KH domain-containing protein: MNIKIPSDRIGAVIGPNGETKRYLEERCSVSLDIDSESGAVTVTSQGDALDAMRAIDVLRAIARGFSPERAFALLDDDMLMLDILDLSSLAATKNDLIRIKGRIIGKDGKTRELMESLTGARISVYGKTVSIIGYPEQIKVVRSALEMLIDGAPHGNVYSFLEKKRRDLLEMEL, translated from the coding sequence ATGAATATCAAGATTCCCAGTGACAGGATAGGCGCGGTAATAGGCCCGAATGGCGAGACGAAGCGGTATTTGGAGGAGAGGTGCAGTGTATCGCTTGACATAGATAGCGAGAGCGGCGCTGTCACGGTGACGTCTCAAGGAGACGCCCTGGACGCCATGAGAGCCATCGATGTTCTGAGGGCCATAGCTAGGGGTTTCTCGCCGGAGCGGGCGTTTGCATTGCTGGACGACGATATGCTGATGCTTGACATCCTTGATCTATCAAGTCTAGCTGCAACGAAGAACGACCTGATACGGATAAAGGGAAGGATCATTGGGAAGGATGGCAAGACCAGGGAACTGATGGAGAGCCTGACAGGGGCGAGAATTTCAGTTTATGGAAAGACCGTCTCCATCATCGGATATCCTGAGCAGATCAAGGTCGTGCGCTCTGCTCTTGAGATGCTCATAGACGGCGCGCCTCATGGCAACGTTTACAGCTTCCTTGAGAAGAAGCGGAGAGATCTCCTGGAGATGGAGCTCTGA
- a CDS encoding site-2 protease family protein: MDFSSEQWIILIVLALGLLSLLGTALGGGRGISSWGPVIFVRTTRGLGLLDRLAGARSLWRLTTTIFMPIVMAGMIYFLLLLLLMVYVMWRAPPEPGSYSAPRNVLLIPGVNQYIPLVWGWIALCVTIVVHELSHGILCRVEGIRVKSMGLIFLLFPIGAFVEPDDSELFGDEKNPPKATCQARIRILSAGVIANFLVAALALSLFFGPVISALSPVDRVVVVDVDPESRFAGDVRAGMVVSGASSLEELYRIASEGRSLELFDDTSRAIISGEPVLGVQVVDTFDGSPAKDAGMPERFVITDINDTRVDSLESFRDYMNSTYPGQILKINTTKGSYSVKLAPKGDGTGMIGVAISGTALYLDGVTFQELQPERFLALMRSIPSSGLKGFNTLMGLPFTGVVGFTSDGFQGFSGSMLYLFEPAGWAEPLGGKIFWIANLLLWIGWINMYAGLFNCLPTIPLDGGHIARDMIRMLLDKVMSERSAERFTRGIVAALSWLVISSLIFTVLGPYLAHGIPL, from the coding sequence ATGGATTTCAGCAGCGAGCAGTGGATAATTCTGATTGTACTGGCTCTAGGGCTGCTATCTCTCCTTGGTACAGCGCTCGGCGGTGGAAGGGGGATTAGCAGTTGGGGGCCGGTGATATTTGTGAGAACGACCAGGGGTCTGGGCCTCCTTGACAGGCTCGCAGGTGCGAGGAGTCTCTGGCGTTTAACAACAACGATCTTCATGCCTATCGTCATGGCAGGGATGATCTACTTTCTGCTCCTGCTGCTTCTGATGGTATACGTGATGTGGAGGGCGCCACCCGAGCCCGGGAGCTACAGCGCTCCACGGAACGTTCTGCTCATACCCGGTGTCAATCAGTACATACCACTTGTATGGGGATGGATCGCTCTATGCGTTACGATAGTGGTACATGAGCTCTCACACGGAATCCTTTGCAGGGTCGAGGGGATTCGGGTAAAATCGATGGGTTTGATATTCCTGCTCTTCCCCATAGGCGCATTTGTGGAGCCTGATGATTCCGAGCTGTTCGGGGACGAGAAGAACCCACCAAAAGCAACATGTCAGGCGAGGATAAGAATACTGTCAGCAGGAGTTATCGCGAACTTCCTGGTGGCTGCGCTGGCGCTCTCTCTGTTCTTCGGTCCTGTCATCAGCGCGCTCTCACCGGTCGACAGGGTTGTCGTTGTTGATGTCGATCCTGAAAGCAGATTTGCAGGTGATGTCCGTGCAGGGATGGTTGTTTCGGGTGCGAGCAGCCTGGAGGAGCTTTACAGGATCGCATCAGAGGGGAGGTCCCTTGAGCTCTTTGATGATACTTCCAGGGCAATAATCTCCGGAGAGCCTGTCCTCGGGGTGCAGGTCGTAGACACGTTCGACGGATCGCCGGCAAAGGACGCCGGAATGCCGGAGAGGTTCGTCATCACAGATATCAATGATACAAGAGTCGATTCACTCGAGAGCTTCAGGGACTACATGAACTCCACATACCCAGGGCAGATTCTAAAAATAAATACCACAAAGGGATCTTACAGCGTGAAACTTGCGCCAAAAGGCGATGGCACAGGCATGATAGGGGTTGCGATATCAGGCACAGCCCTATACCTCGATGGAGTTACCTTTCAGGAGTTACAGCCGGAGAGGTTCCTTGCGCTCATGAGATCGATCCCGTCAAGCGGATTGAAGGGTTTTAACACGCTCATGGGACTGCCGTTTACGGGCGTTGTAGGATTCACATCAGATGGATTCCAGGGCTTCAGCGGATCGATGCTCTACCTCTTCGAGCCAGCCGGATGGGCGGAGCCACTGGGTGGAAAAATATTCTGGATCGCAAACCTGCTGCTATGGATCGGCTGGATCAACATGTATGCGGGGCTCTTCAACTGCCTGCCGACGATACCGCTCGACGGCGGCCATATAGCTCGCGATATGATCAGGATGCTCCTAGATAAAGTGATGAGCGAGAGGAGCGCCGAGCGGTTCACGAGAGGCATCGTGGCCGCGCTCTCCTGGCTCGTGATATCCTCACTCATATTCACAGTTCTCGGCCCGTACCTGGCTCATGGGATACCTCTCTGA
- a CDS encoding hydantoinase/oxoprolinase family protein: MILGVDIGGANTKAASSDGRFSEIRYLPLWKKAPLSEHLEELSTRLEPDAVGVVMTGELADCFECRRDGVLFIASEVERAFECPVHFWGLSGFHRSVSREMALDLAAANWSASAALLLKDVGSCILADMGSTTTDIIPVMDRPLSGCTDLERLLRGELLYTGLLRTNLAALLPGVELFGGSVPLSSELFSITADVYLALGDIEPDAYTCETPDGGPKSLKGALRRLARTVCSDLDELGEDGALSIAAQAKSRQISIVSTGISRIAERHKIRRVVAAGVGEFIVEDACERAGLECIRLSEIYTERLSDVFPAFAVARLLSERYPMSQVRAENCEYE; encoded by the coding sequence GTGATTCTCGGAGTCGATATTGGCGGGGCGAACACAAAGGCGGCGAGTTCTGATGGGCGGTTTTCAGAGATCCGGTATCTTCCTCTCTGGAAGAAAGCACCTCTTAGCGAGCATCTTGAGGAGCTGAGTACCAGGCTGGAACCTGATGCTGTGGGCGTGGTCATGACCGGCGAGCTTGCGGACTGCTTTGAGTGTCGGAGAGATGGAGTGCTGTTCATTGCATCTGAGGTCGAAAGGGCGTTTGAGTGCCCCGTGCACTTTTGGGGTCTGAGCGGGTTTCACCGGAGCGTTTCGAGAGAGATGGCGCTGGATCTAGCTGCTGCAAACTGGTCTGCATCTGCAGCCCTCCTATTAAAAGACGTGGGGAGTTGCATCCTAGCTGATATGGGTTCGACAACCACAGATATCATACCTGTGATGGACCGTCCGCTCTCCGGCTGTACGGATCTTGAAAGGCTCCTGCGCGGTGAGCTTTTATACACAGGGTTGCTGCGCACAAACCTTGCAGCGTTGCTCCCGGGCGTCGAGCTCTTTGGTGGCTCTGTTCCACTCTCATCCGAGCTCTTCTCAATAACAGCAGATGTGTATCTCGCTCTCGGAGATATAGAACCGGATGCGTATACATGTGAGACTCCTGACGGCGGGCCGAAGAGCCTTAAGGGGGCGCTCAGGAGGCTCGCGAGGACCGTGTGCTCAGACCTCGATGAGCTGGGGGAGGACGGCGCGCTCTCGATCGCAGCGCAGGCAAAATCCCGCCAGATATCGATCGTATCCACTGGAATATCCAGAATAGCTGAGAGGCATAAGATCAGAAGGGTCGTTGCAGCCGGAGTGGGCGAGTTTATTGTGGAGGATGCATGCGAGCGCGCAGGTCTGGAATGCATCCGCCTGTCAGAGATCTACACCGAGAGGCTGTCTGATGTGTTTCCTGCATTTGCTGTGGCCCGCCTGCTCTCAGAGAGGTATCCCATGAGCCAGGTACGGGCCGAGAACTGTGAATATGAGTGA